In a genomic window of Amblyomma americanum isolate KBUSLIRL-KWMA chromosome 4, ASM5285725v1, whole genome shotgun sequence:
- the LOC144127880 gene encoding uncharacterized protein LOC144127880 isoform X1 has protein sequence MKVRSFSCDLCPKHFVILRDLRRHHVDEHNFEEEVENLVFDSNTEFCTWKDGEESRTGCHFIASTGRKESASSVFKRYLHCHRSGTHKELPIEQRQRQKKGQGSCRIGKHCFATLEVTEKDSKVYVVFQKKHYGHFNEVCHQRLSQDEARVLAGRLAEGVPAKTVVHNIRAGTSGSSPRMQLVTTKDLRNIADKFRIGKEEQRDPDNFKSVDLWVEEMRAENESPLLYCMKKGDPNSHDGDFELALMTFPQRELLSKLGTEKLCIDSTHGTNKYKFQLTTLLTISEDGSGIPCAYVISKRVSMGTMVRFFEAIKEKTNTVQCQAFMSDDAPVYGNAWEQVMGTLKSRLLCSWHVLHNWGARLNTVTNKDCRDTIRDMLHTLMKCTDETEFQQLLPAFLSIYSKEQQLNRLAPKELEELDGFIRYFEKTYAKRACQWAYCYRQYIGLTTNNHLESMHKTLKYSHFGGKINGRLDKLIKVLFYLTSDKLYNRAIALMKGGADHRKSALFGRHKVGIELCKTSTERVGDGQWHVKSQSLVNFKHTVQRTSKSCSGCELHCKQCEACHNMFTCTCVDHAMHAHMGKHMHAVALMELQSRKLQSSQATCSNCPSKDGIQDYAIDDAGSLMASAQHIMQSTQQGSTLKISPERTNVLKLKAGSTFQMLINQLPEKTAEEQKMIDEDLTKFAAKHSLATAKQPTEKNHGWCLQIRTLKSSRGMEH, from the exons ATGAAGGTACGGTCGTTCTCGTGCGACTTGTGTCCGAAGCATTTTGTCATTCTTCGTGACCTGCGGCGGCACCATGTGGACGAACACAACTTCGAGGAAGAAGTGGAGAATCTAGTCTTCGACTCTAATACAG AATTTTGCACCTGGAAAGATGGAGAAGAAAGCAGAACTGGCTGTCATTTCATAGCTTcaacaggaaggaaagaaagcgcaTCAAGCGTTTTCAAACGCTACCTGCATTGCCACCGTTCCGGCACGCACAAAGAGCTTCCTATAGAACAGCGCCAAAGGCAGAAAAAGGGGCAAGGAAGCTGCAGAATTGGCAAGCATTGCTTTGCAACTCTAGAGGTCACGGAGAAAGACAGCAAAGTATATGTAGTGTTTCAAAAGAAACACTACGGACACTTCAATGAAGTCTGCCACCAGAGGCTGTCCCAGGATGAGGCCAGAGTGCTTGCAG GTCGGTTAGCAGAAGGAGTGCCCGCAAAAACCGTTGTGCACAACATCCGAGCAGGCACAAGTGGATCAAGCCCACGGATGCAACTTGTGACCACTAAGGACCTCCGCAACATTGCAGATAAGTTTAGGATTGGCAAAGAAGAGCAGAGAGATCCAGACAATTTTAAAAGTGTTGACTTATGGGTCGAAGAAATGAGGGCGGAAAACGAGTCACCACTGTTGTATTGCATGAAGAAGGGTGACCCCAACAGTCATGATGGTGACTTTGAGCTAGCGTTAATGACATTCCCACAACGAGAGTTACTTTCTAAATTGGGGACAGAGAAACTGTGCATTGACTCCACCCATGGCACAAATAAGTACAAATTTCAACTGACAACCCTGCTCACAATTTCTGAAGACGGATCTGGTATCCCGTGTGCCTATGTGATTTCAAAAAGGGTGAGCATGGGCACCATggtgaggtttttcgaggccatcaaagaaaaaacaaacacagtacAGTGTCAGGCATTTATGTCTGATGATGCCCCTGTTTATGGCAATGCATGGGAGCAGGTGATGGGTACCCTGAAGAGTCGACTGCTTTGCAGCTGGCACGTGCTGCACAACTGGGGCGCGCGCCTGAATACGGTCACAAACAAGGACTGCAGGGATACAATAAGGGACATGCTACACACTCTGATGAAGTGCACAGATGAGACAGAGTTTCAACAGTTGCTCCCTGCGTTTCTTAGCATTTATTCCAAAGAGCAGCAGCTTAATCGCCTTGCTCCAAAGGAGCTGGAAGAGCTGGATGGCTTCATCAGATATTTTGAAAAAACATACGCAAAGAGGGCATGTCAGTGGGCTTACTGCTATCGGCAGTACATTGGATTGACAACAAATAATCACTTGGAGTCAATGCACAAGACACTGAAGTACTCTCACTTTGGTGGCAAGATAAATGGGCGACTGGATAAATTAATCAAAGTACTTTTTTATTTGACGTCTGACAAGCTTTACAACAGGGCTATTGCACTTATGAAAGGAGGAGCAGACCACCGCAAATCTGCCCTATTTGGGAGGCATAAAGTGGGGATTGAGCTTTGTAAGACCAGTACTGAGAGAGTGGGAGATGGCCAGTGGCATGTAAAGTCACAAAGCTTGGTGAACTTCAAGCACACAGTGCAAAGGACTAGCAAATCATGCAGTGGCTGTGAGCTTCATTGCAAGCAGTGTGAGGCTTGCCACAACAtgttcacatgcacatgtgttgacCATGCAATGCATGCGCACATGGGCAAGCACATGCATGCTGTTGCTTTAATGGAGCTGCAGTCGCGCAAGTTGCAGAGCAGCCAGGCCACCTGTTCCAATTGTCCTTCCAAAGATGGCATCCAAGACTATGCTATCGATGATGCAGGCTCCTTAATGGCCAGTGCTCAACATATTATGCAGAGCACTCAGCAAGGCTCCACACTAAAAATATCACCAGAAAGAACTAATGTGCTGAAATTGAAAGCTGGGTCTACCTTCCAAATGCTGATTAACCAGCTTCCAGAGAAAACTGCCGAGGAGCAAAAGATGATAGACGAAGACCTGACAAAGTTTGCTGCAAAGCATAGCCTTGCAACCGCAAAGCAGCCAACAGAAAAAAACCACGGCTGGTGCCTGCAAATAAGAACGTTGAAAAGCAGCCGCGGTATGGAGCACTGA
- the LOC144127880 gene encoding uncharacterized protein LOC144127880 isoform X2: protein MKVRSFSCDLCPKHFVILRDLRRHHVDEHNFEEEVENLVFDSNTGRLAEGVPAKTVVHNIRAGTSGSSPRMQLVTTKDLRNIADKFRIGKEEQRDPDNFKSVDLWVEEMRAENESPLLYCMKKGDPNSHDGDFELALMTFPQRELLSKLGTEKLCIDSTHGTNKYKFQLTTLLTISEDGSGIPCAYVISKRVSMGTMVRFFEAIKEKTNTVQCQAFMSDDAPVYGNAWEQVMGTLKSRLLCSWHVLHNWGARLNTVTNKDCRDTIRDMLHTLMKCTDETEFQQLLPAFLSIYSKEQQLNRLAPKELEELDGFIRYFEKTYAKRACQWAYCYRQYIGLTTNNHLESMHKTLKYSHFGGKINGRLDKLIKVLFYLTSDKLYNRAIALMKGGADHRKSALFGRHKVGIELCKTSTERVGDGQWHVKSQSLVNFKHTVQRTSKSCSGCELHCKQCEACHNMFTCTCVDHAMHAHMGKHMHAVALMELQSRKLQSSQATCSNCPSKDGIQDYAIDDAGSLMASAQHIMQSTQQGSTLKISPERTNVLKLKAGSTFQMLINQLPEKTAEEQKMIDEDLTKFAAKHSLATAKQPTEKNHGWCLQIRTLKSSRGMEH from the exons ATGAAGGTACGGTCGTTCTCGTGCGACTTGTGTCCGAAGCATTTTGTCATTCTTCGTGACCTGCGGCGGCACCATGTGGACGAACACAACTTCGAGGAAGAAGTGGAGAATCTAGTCTTCGACTCTAATACAG GTCGGTTAGCAGAAGGAGTGCCCGCAAAAACCGTTGTGCACAACATCCGAGCAGGCACAAGTGGATCAAGCCCACGGATGCAACTTGTGACCACTAAGGACCTCCGCAACATTGCAGATAAGTTTAGGATTGGCAAAGAAGAGCAGAGAGATCCAGACAATTTTAAAAGTGTTGACTTATGGGTCGAAGAAATGAGGGCGGAAAACGAGTCACCACTGTTGTATTGCATGAAGAAGGGTGACCCCAACAGTCATGATGGTGACTTTGAGCTAGCGTTAATGACATTCCCACAACGAGAGTTACTTTCTAAATTGGGGACAGAGAAACTGTGCATTGACTCCACCCATGGCACAAATAAGTACAAATTTCAACTGACAACCCTGCTCACAATTTCTGAAGACGGATCTGGTATCCCGTGTGCCTATGTGATTTCAAAAAGGGTGAGCATGGGCACCATggtgaggtttttcgaggccatcaaagaaaaaacaaacacagtacAGTGTCAGGCATTTATGTCTGATGATGCCCCTGTTTATGGCAATGCATGGGAGCAGGTGATGGGTACCCTGAAGAGTCGACTGCTTTGCAGCTGGCACGTGCTGCACAACTGGGGCGCGCGCCTGAATACGGTCACAAACAAGGACTGCAGGGATACAATAAGGGACATGCTACACACTCTGATGAAGTGCACAGATGAGACAGAGTTTCAACAGTTGCTCCCTGCGTTTCTTAGCATTTATTCCAAAGAGCAGCAGCTTAATCGCCTTGCTCCAAAGGAGCTGGAAGAGCTGGATGGCTTCATCAGATATTTTGAAAAAACATACGCAAAGAGGGCATGTCAGTGGGCTTACTGCTATCGGCAGTACATTGGATTGACAACAAATAATCACTTGGAGTCAATGCACAAGACACTGAAGTACTCTCACTTTGGTGGCAAGATAAATGGGCGACTGGATAAATTAATCAAAGTACTTTTTTATTTGACGTCTGACAAGCTTTACAACAGGGCTATTGCACTTATGAAAGGAGGAGCAGACCACCGCAAATCTGCCCTATTTGGGAGGCATAAAGTGGGGATTGAGCTTTGTAAGACCAGTACTGAGAGAGTGGGAGATGGCCAGTGGCATGTAAAGTCACAAAGCTTGGTGAACTTCAAGCACACAGTGCAAAGGACTAGCAAATCATGCAGTGGCTGTGAGCTTCATTGCAAGCAGTGTGAGGCTTGCCACAACAtgttcacatgcacatgtgttgacCATGCAATGCATGCGCACATGGGCAAGCACATGCATGCTGTTGCTTTAATGGAGCTGCAGTCGCGCAAGTTGCAGAGCAGCCAGGCCACCTGTTCCAATTGTCCTTCCAAAGATGGCATCCAAGACTATGCTATCGATGATGCAGGCTCCTTAATGGCCAGTGCTCAACATATTATGCAGAGCACTCAGCAAGGCTCCACACTAAAAATATCACCAGAAAGAACTAATGTGCTGAAATTGAAAGCTGGGTCTACCTTCCAAATGCTGATTAACCAGCTTCCAGAGAAAACTGCCGAGGAGCAAAAGATGATAGACGAAGACCTGACAAAGTTTGCTGCAAAGCATAGCCTTGCAACCGCAAAGCAGCCAACAGAAAAAAACCACGGCTGGTGCCTGCAAATAAGAACGTTGAAAAGCAGCCGCGGTATGGAGCACTGA